A window from Gossypium raimondii isolate GPD5lz chromosome 7, ASM2569854v1, whole genome shotgun sequence encodes these proteins:
- the LOC105800041 gene encoding uncharacterized protein LOC105800041, translated as MSVELLDSGTIVNFVEDEEAFHVSIRDRFAHLDADHDGLLSYSELLKELQSLRVLETHFGIDVQTDPKELAHVYKSLFVQFDHDSNGTVDLEEFKSETKRMMLAMANGMGFLPVQMVLEEGSFLKIAVERESNKLGLAA; from the coding sequence ATGAGTGTGGAATTGTTGGACAGTGGCACCATTGTTAACTTCGTTGAAGATGAAGAAGCATTCCACGTCTCAATACGAGACCGGTTTGCTCACCTGGACGCCGATCATGATGGGCTACTGTCTTATTCGGAGTTGTTGAAGGAATTGCAGAGCTTGAGGGTGTTGGAAACTCACTTCGGCATCGACGTTCAAACGGACCCAAAGGAACTCGCTCACGTTTACAAATCACTTTTCGTGCAGTTCGATCATGACTCTAACGGGACAGTGGATTTGGAGGAGTTCAAGTCGGAGACCAAGCGGATGATGCTTGCTATGGCGAATGGGATGGGATTTTTGCCTGTTCAAATGGTGTTGGAAGAAGGCAGCTTTTTGAAGATTGCAGTGGAGCGCGAATCCAACAAACTTGGCCTTGCTGCTTAA